DNA from Spartobacteria bacterium:
TTTCATGGGCTTTATTGCCGGTATCGGATCGGTTTCCCACGCGCTTATCGTTCAGACGGTGGCACCGAATGCGATCGTAGGTAAAGAATTAGATGTCATCGCTGCGGTTGTTCTCGGTGGTGCCAGTTTGGATGGCGGAAGTGGTTCGGTATTTGGCACGTTCCTCGGGGTTGCATTGGTTGCGATCATCTCCAATGCGGTTATTCTGCTGGGAATACCCTCGTACTGGTATCAAATATTACTGGGAACGATCATCGTTATTTCGGTGAGTATGACAGCGATGAACCATAAGAGAAATATGAAGAAGGAGGCGGAAATCGATGTCGCTTAATAAATCAACCCTTTCGGATTTTTACAGGAAGTATCCCAATTACTCACTGTTGATTGGTTTGTTCCTTTTGACACTTATCATGTTCTCCGTGGTGGTGCCGGGAAAATTCTTTACCATGTCGAATTTCAGTTCCATTGCCTTCCAGCTGCCTGAGTTGGGAATATTAACCATAGCAATGGCCATTACCATGCTCAGCGGCGGCATCAACCTGTCGATTATTGCCATAGCGAATCTTTCCGGGATTGTCATGGCGACGATTATGAAGGCCATGATCCAGACCGGTGGCGCACCTGAAGGCTGGATAATCCTTCTCGCTATTCTGGCTGGATTGGGGTGTTCGCTGTTGGTTGGGTTTGTTAACGGAATCATCATTGCTTTCATAGGAGTTTCACCCATATTGGCCACCCTCGGAACCATGACGCTGGTCAATGGCATCTCCATCCTCTCAACAAAGGGGTATGTTATTTCCGGGCTGCCCGAAAGGATGTTATTTATCGGAAATGGCAGCGTTTTCGGTATTCCCTTCCCGTTCCTTCTCTTTGCCATCGTTACGTTTCTCATTGGTTTTTGGCTGAAGAATATGCCATCGGGTCTCAGTAATTATTTGATTGGATCCAATGAAACGGCGACAAGGTATTCCGGTGTGAACACAAAAACGGTCATCATGAAGACACATATCCTTTCCGGATTGCTTTGTGGTATTGCCGCCATGATCATGATCTCAAGATTTAATTCAGCGAGAGCGGGATATGCGGAGTCGTATCTCCTGGTAACAGTGCTGGCAAGTGTCTTTGGTGGCGTTGATCCGAGCGGTGGA
Protein-coding regions in this window:
- a CDS encoding ABC transporter permease — translated: MSLNKSTLSDFYRKYPNYSLLIGLFLLTLIMFSVVVPGKFFTMSNFSSIAFQLPELGILTIAMAITMLSGGINLSIIAIANLSGIVMATIMKAMIQTGGAPEGWIILLAILAGLGCSLLVGFVNGIIIAFIGVSPILATLGTMTLVNGISILSTKGYVISGLPERMLFIGNGSVFGIPFPFLLFAIVTFLIGFWLKNMPSGLSNYLIGSNETATRYSGVNTKTVIMKTHILSGLLCGIAAMIMISRFNSARAGYAESYLLVTVLASVFGGVDPSGGFGKIGGVVLSLFILQMVSSGLNLLGISSFISVILWGVLLLGIMIVQKYQKKYQK